The Ketobacter alkanivorans genome includes the window GTTGCGAGGCGAACGCATTATCTGCACCACATTACGCCAGCGTGAAATGAAATTTCTGTTCCCCGGCTATGGGCGGAACGAGGGCTCGGCTGCACTGATACCACTGCACTTCAATGGTGATCTGGGCTTGCTTGCCGTCGGCAGCCATGACCCCAATCATTTCACCTCTAACATGGACACCCACTTCGCCCGCTATATAGGCGACATCCTCAGTCGACGCCTGTACCACTTCCTCAAGTAGGCCGGACAGCCTGATGCACGAAGAGGAAGATCTTACAGACAGTATCCTGCGCTATCTGGATCATCTCACCCAGAAGCGCATGCTGTCTGCCAACACAGTAGAAGGTTACCGCCGCGACCTGCGCCTGCTCACCGAGTACTGCGCCCAAAACCAAATCCATTGCCACAACCAAATCCAACCCCACCACATTCGCGTGCTGATCGCCGAGCGCCATCGCAAAGGCAGTAAAAGCAAAACCCTGCAACGGCTACTGGCCAGCGTACGCGGACTGTTCGGCTTTCTGATCCAGCAAGGACAAACGCAACACAACCCCGCTCACGGCATTCGCCCTCCCAAGGGAGAAAAAAAGCTGCCGCACACCCTGGATGTGGATCAAATGAATCAATTACTTAACATTGATGAAAGCGATCCACTGGCGGTACGGGATCTGGCTATCCTTGAGCTGTTTTATTCCTCCGGTTTACGTCTTAGTGAACTGTTGAATATGCAACTAGCCGACTACGATCCCCATGAGCGCTCGGTTAAAGTTACCGGCAAGGGCAACAAACAAAGAGTGGTGCCGGTGGGGCGCAAAGCTCAACAAGCCATCGCTAACTGGCTACCCCTGCGGGATCAGTTCAACCCTGAAAGCAATGTGCTGTTTGTCAGTCAGCGGGGCACACGCTTACACCCCTCAACCGTGCAAAAACGTTTCAAGCAATGGGGCATCAAACAGGGGATCGATCGCAACGTTCACCCACACCTGCTGCGCCATTCTTTTGCCAGCCACATGCTTGAATCCAGCGGTGATTTGCGCAGCGTTCAAGAGCTGCTGGGGCACGCCGACATTTCCACTACTCAGATTTATACCCATCTGGATTTTCAACACCTGGCCAAGGTTTACGACGAGGCCCACCCAAGGGCCAAGAAAAAGAAAGATTCCTGAACTCTCGCACTTATAAATCTATCCACCACCCCTCACATCTCAGCATGAGACAAATTTAATATATTGTCTTGATGTATCGAAAACCCCATGCTAATTTGAATATTGCAGTAGGTCGACCTGAACCAAAAACAAATAAAAACCGACTCGCCCGTCGTGAGGCAGGCACAGAGGACACCACAATGCAAACACACACCAAACCGGTCAGGTCCATTGGGGCCATGATCACGCTCAGCTATTGCCTGCTGTTTTGCAGCGCAACCACCAGTCAATTCGCACACGCTTTTGTTTACGACGATGATCCTGACGCCCTGCTTGGCAGTAGCCGCGGCGGCATGGCACTTTGGGATTTTTGTTACGACAAAGATGATTCAGAACCCCTGCCCGTCGATCCACGGACATTGCTACAGCCAGGAATAAGCGATGGCAAAGCCGTGCACTTCAACGTCAATTGGGCAGAATGCCATACCGACCCTGTCGCCGTACAAGAGGCAGGTCACCCCGAGACTTGTGGCGAGCTGCGAGACATTTTCTACCGGGGCGAAACGCTGATGGACACCGGCAGTGAAAATGTGGCCGCTCTGTTTGTCGGCAACCGTTATGGCTCGTTGGCCGCAGTGGGCGGCATCGCCACATTTAATGCCGCTCAATACAACAAGTTATGGCAGATCTGGGGCGGGTATGACGAGCGCCCGGAGCAATTCGATCTATTGGTATCAAACCGCTATGGATCGGGTATTGCCGAAGGTCGCAACCCCTACCCGCTGGTGGGTGAAGACCCTAATCGGACCAACGGCGGCAGTGGCCAACTGCCGGAAATGTTCACTCAAGTCCGCAACAGCGATGGTAGCTGGAGTGGACGCATTGGTGTGACCTGTCACGGCTGCCATAGCGGTGAAATAGGCACCAAAGAAGACGGCGAAGATCTGGGTTTCCAGTTCGGAGGCTCCAGTGCTACCGACCTGAATCTGTTCTTACGTGACATGCTGCCACTGGGCTATCTTGCGTCCGGTGTCACCCCTCTTAATCTGACCCAAACCCGCGGCACCAACAACGCCAGCGCTGTAAACATTGCGTTCCTGTTTCCTGACAAAGGCTGGCCGTCTTTAACAGGCTTTTTAAGAATTCTTGGCTCCGGCTCCACCGGCAGCATGGATTCCCCCAACTGGTGGAACATGGGCCACCGCCCTGCAAAATTTGTCGATGGCCTGTTTCCGATGGATGCCCCACGAGTCGATGCCGTGTTCTATACGCCGATTCTTGGGCTGTTCGGTGGCGTCACGGCTGGCCTGGGTGAGCAAGGCCAAGACTGGATGCGCGAGCATGGCCCGGAAATGAATCTATGGATCGAAACTCTGAAAGCACCCAAATACCCTCTGCCTGTCGACGAAGAACTGGCCGAAACCGGTGCCGTATTGTTCCATGAACTGGATATGTGGGATCAGACTCGCCGTAACCCTATCCGACGCCCGGAAGGTAATGGCTCCTGCGCCAGTTGTCACGGAGCTTACTCGCCGCGCTATGTGAACAACACCGATTACCTCGAAAATCCTATGCTGGAAGGCATGGCCGGCTACATTGTGCCACTGGATATTATCGATACCGATAAACGCCGAGTGCTGACTAACACCGAAGGCATGCAGGTAACCGGCGCAGATAATTTCTTCGGCTACCCGGCAACCAAGGGCACCGATAATGATTGCGGCCCACAGAATCAAAAGCGCCTGCGGGGTGACCGGGAAGTTGGCTATCTTGCACAACCTCTCTACGGCGTGTGGGCATCTGCACCGTATTTCCACAACGGTTCGGTACCCAACGTTTGGGAAGTGCTCAAACCCCAAGATCGCAAACCTATTTGGCGGCGGGTTTCAGCACCTGTACCGGAAGGCGTAGAAGGTACAGCAGTGATGGGCTTTGATACCAGTCTTCAGCGCGCATTCGATGCTGAAAAACTGGGCTGGAAATACGACGAAATCGCCTGTGTGAATTTACCCCCCATGGTCAAACCGGGGTTCAACTGCAGCACACGCAATATCAATATCACGCCTTGGCCACAGCGTTTATTGGAATGGCTCTATGGCAGCATTACCGGTGCCTGGAACGTCGATTTTCCACCGATTGTCACAACCGAAAACATGGAAAATCGCAAAATCTACAACACCCATATGTACAGTCAAGGCAACGAAGGGCATGAGTTTACGGCGGTGCTTACCGACGCTGAACGCATTGCGATCATTGAATACCTAAAAACACTTTAACCTGCTAACCAGAAAGAAGGGCCACCGTTGTGGCCCTTCTGCTCTTCACTAAAATGCCCAAAAATCTCTGAAGCTTGGAAAGTTTCCTCGGCGCAGCTGTGATTCCTCACGCTGATAACCGCCGGTTTCGGCATCAATCAGTTCATCTATTT containing:
- the xerC gene encoding tyrosine recombinase XerC, producing MHEEEDLTDSILRYLDHLTQKRMLSANTVEGYRRDLRLLTEYCAQNQIHCHNQIQPHHIRVLIAERHRKGSKSKTLQRLLASVRGLFGFLIQQGQTQHNPAHGIRPPKGEKKLPHTLDVDQMNQLLNIDESDPLAVRDLAILELFYSSGLRLSELLNMQLADYDPHERSVKVTGKGNKQRVVPVGRKAQQAIANWLPLRDQFNPESNVLFVSQRGTRLHPSTVQKRFKQWGIKQGIDRNVHPHLLRHSFASHMLESSGDLRSVQELLGHADISTTQIYTHLDFQHLAKVYDEAHPRAKKKKDS
- the roxB gene encoding rubber dioxygenase RoxB codes for the protein MQTHTKPVRSIGAMITLSYCLLFCSATTSQFAHAFVYDDDPDALLGSSRGGMALWDFCYDKDDSEPLPVDPRTLLQPGISDGKAVHFNVNWAECHTDPVAVQEAGHPETCGELRDIFYRGETLMDTGSENVAALFVGNRYGSLAAVGGIATFNAAQYNKLWQIWGGYDERPEQFDLLVSNRYGSGIAEGRNPYPLVGEDPNRTNGGSGQLPEMFTQVRNSDGSWSGRIGVTCHGCHSGEIGTKEDGEDLGFQFGGSSATDLNLFLRDMLPLGYLASGVTPLNLTQTRGTNNASAVNIAFLFPDKGWPSLTGFLRILGSGSTGSMDSPNWWNMGHRPAKFVDGLFPMDAPRVDAVFYTPILGLFGGVTAGLGEQGQDWMREHGPEMNLWIETLKAPKYPLPVDEELAETGAVLFHELDMWDQTRRNPIRRPEGNGSCASCHGAYSPRYVNNTDYLENPMLEGMAGYIVPLDIIDTDKRRVLTNTEGMQVTGADNFFGYPATKGTDNDCGPQNQKRLRGDREVGYLAQPLYGVWASAPYFHNGSVPNVWEVLKPQDRKPIWRRVSAPVPEGVEGTAVMGFDTSLQRAFDAEKLGWKYDEIACVNLPPMVKPGFNCSTRNINITPWPQRLLEWLYGSITGAWNVDFPPIVTTENMENRKIYNTHMYSQGNEGHEFTAVLTDAERIAIIEYLKTL